A segment of the Fibrobacter sp. genome:
GATGCGCATAGAAATAATGAAATTTTCCCAAACATTTTTTTCATGATATTACTCCCGTGCACCAAACAAAGCTCTTAGAAAATAATAAAAGAAAATCCGTCGAAAAGAAAAAAGACCGCAAATGCGGCCTTTTTCTACTTAATCAGTTCCTTGGGAAGGAACTTCTTTAGGCATTCTTCCAGTTCATCCATCCGGACAGGCTTGCACAGGTAATCGTCAAAGCCTTCCTGCAGGTACATTTCTCGGGCACCTACAACGGCATTGGCTGTTAGCGCAACAACAGGCGTAGTTGCACAAAGGTTGTTAGCCATCTTCTTGCTTAGCTTCAGAGCCTCGATGCCATCCATGCCCGGCATCATATGATCCAGGAAGATAAGGTCATAGTGTTCCTTTTGAATCAGAACAAGAAATTCGTGTGCACTGGCACATGTGAAAGTCTGGACTTCCATGAACTTCATAAGATGTGTTGCGACTCGAAGATTCAAGTTATTGTCGTCCACCACAAGTATTTTTGCATCGGGAGCGACAAAGGACATCTTCTGCGACACCATCTTGTCGTTGAATTCCTTGTGCCTTTTTTCAAAGTCACCTATGGGTGTTGCATTTTCAATCTTCTGGGGAAGCAGAACCGTGAAGGATGAACCCTGACCATAGGCACTCTTTACATCAATGGAACCGTTCATGCCGCTAACCAGCTTGCCTGTAATAGCAAGCCCGAGCCCCGTACCTTCCACAGTTCGGTTTTGTTCAAGATTCAATCGTTGGAAACTACTGAAAAGCTTGGGCATGTCCTCTTCTCGAATACCAATACCGGTATCCTGAACCTGAATCATCAGATAGGCCACATCTCCATCCACATGGTCCAACTTGACCCTGAAAAAGACCTCTCCAGACGACGTGTACTTTACAGCGTTACTCAGAAGATTCAATACGACCTGCTGGATTCGGACAGCATCACCTATTAACGTACAGGGAACATTCCTATCCACAGACACCATAGGCTTCAGGCCCTTCTGTTCCGCCTTGACTGTAAACATATTGGACACATCGTTCAGCACGGAGCTTACATCGTACTTCTTGTTCACAATTTCCATCTTGCCAGCTTCGATCTTGGAAAAATCCAGAACATCATTGACGATGGAAAGAAGTAACTGACTTGCGCCCTTGATATCTTCGGCATAGGAAAGAACCTGACGGTCCTTGCTTTCGCGAAGAATCATTTCATTCATGCCCATGATAGCGTTTATGGGAGTACGAATTTCATGACTCATATTGGCAAGGAAACTGCTCTTAGCCTGGTTGGCATCTTCTGCACGACTTTTGGCAAGCACCAGTTCCTGCTGGAACATTTCCAGTTTGCGGATTTCATCATCCACATCTTCCAGGGCTACAACAAAACCATCTACCCCATCCCTATCGTTAGACTTGATGAAGTGAACACGATGATAACGGTACTCACCAAACTCAAGCGCCTGGCACTGGATGCTGAAAGCTTTCTTTGTTTGGAGGACCTTGATTACATTGTCAAACTGGGACTCTCGATAAATCAAATCCTTGTCATCGGGATGGACAATGGCATGAAGCAAAAGGTTCATTCCCTTATCGTAATTCAAATCTAGGTTCAAGTTCTTCACATCGCCCAGTTTGGAAATAAGTGTTTCGCCCATGGAATAGGGAATCACTTTTCGGGTTTTGGCATCCACATAGCAGACGGAGTCAAAGGTGGTTGCCAAGGTTTTGATGATATCAAAATTTTTCTGAAGCTCATTCTTCATGGCAAGCTGCGCCTGGGCAGCCTGCTTGGACTTGAATCGAATAAAAACGAAGGCTGCAACAAGGAAGACAACAACAAGGACTGACAACAGGATTATTTCAAAAACCATAGCCTAGAACTGGAAATAAAGGAAAGGGTTGTAGCTCTGAGTAAACAAGGCCAGAACCGCCAATACAAAAATCAATAAAGCTACGGAGACTCGCTTTACACTAACTTTATTGCACCAGTCATAGGATCTAAATTTCCAGAAGGACAGCAGCCAAGCCAAGGCCATGAAGAACAGGCAACTGGGAGTGAATATTTCTGCACTCAAAATGGCATCCGCTCCACTGACTGCGTTAAGTCCGAGCATAGCCTTCCACATACGCCAGGCTTCACCAATGTTGTCGGCACGGAACAGAACCCAACCGAAAAGAACGATTACCTGGGTAACAAGCAGCTGCACAAACTTGGGAGCCTTGGCGTAGAAAGCCTGCTTGTTGTTCGCGCGTTCCACAATCATAAAGAAGGCATGGTACAGGCCCCAGCAAATAAACGTCCAGTTGGCGCCATGCCACACGCCGCTGACAAACATCACCATGAACAGGTTGAAGTACAGGCGAGCCTTCCCCACACGATTGCCACCCAAGGCAATATAAAGATAGTCGCGGAACCAGCTGGTAAGGGAAATATGCCAACGCTTCCAGAATTCCGTAATGCTCAGAGAGCGATAGGGGCCATCGAAATTCCTGGGGAAATGGAACCCGAGCATTAGGCCAAGACCGATAGCCATGTTGGAATAGGCTGAAAAGTCAAAATAAATCTGGAACATGTAAGCCAGCGCACCCCACCAGCTATTCAAGACACCAGGAGCATCCGCGGCAAAGACCCGGTCTGCAATGATGCCCACCTGGTTCGCCAGGAAAATTTTTTCTCCGAAGCCGAAGCAGAAGAAGACCATGCCTCGGACAAAGTTTTCAAGCGTGTGGGTTCGAGTATCAAGTTCTTCCGCCACCGTATTGTAACGGACTATAGGCCCCGCCACCAACTGGGGGAATAAGGCCACGTAGCATGCGAAGGTCGTAAAATTCTTTACCGGAGGTGCCGTGCCACGCCATACATCAATGGCGTAACTCATGGACTGGAAGGTATAGAAGGAAATACCCACAGGCAAAAGAACGGTCATCACATGGAACGGTTCTCCGCCGAATTTTTCTACCACAGCGTTTATGGCGCCCATGCCAAACATGTAGTACTTAAAGAATCCCAGGGCACCGAGGTTCACCACCACTGCAAGAGCCAAGCCCAAGTTGCGTTGCAGCCTGCTTGCGCCTTCTGCGGAAATCAGCTTACCGGCAATATAAACCACCAGGGTGGAACCGAACATCAAAAAGACAAGCCATGGTTCCAACCAGCCATAAAAGATATAGCTGAAGACCGTGATGAAAAAATTCAGGTAGGAATGCCTTGCGCCCAGCTTGAACAGCACAAAGTACCCGACAAGGAACGTCGGAAGAAAATAGAACAAGAAAAGCTGGGAAGAAAAAACCATATAGGAATTTATTCGTTGACCTCGATTGCCAGGTAACGGGGGCTTTCGTCATCGAAGTATTCATCTTCCACGGCTCCGTCCCAATTGCCTTCCAGAGGAACCAAGGTCAGCTTATGCTTTGCCTTGGCCTTGAATTCGCTAACGTTACCCTTGGACTTGTCAGCCATCTTGTCCTTCACCTTGCCGCGGGCAATCAGCGGATTGTAAACGCCCACCAGGATTTCCTTAGCGTCCATGCCAGAAAGCACCTTGTACTTGAACACATACACGTAGCTATACAGATCGTTGCTGGGCATCTTGCCCGGGATTTCGGTCAAGCGACCTTCTACAGAAACAGGATCCGCAAAAGCGAACATGGCTAGTGCAAAAAGAAGAGCAATCAGTTTCTTGAACATGGGAAACCTCTTAAAAATAACTCCCACAATTTATAAAAAAAGGAATCTATCCAAATGAAGAAGATAGCGCTCCCTAGAGAAAATGCAGAAAAAAAAGAAAGGCGCTTAACTTTCGTTAAGCGCCTTTCGCTGCTTCACTTGGACTCGAACCAAGGACAACGCGATTAACAGTCGCGGGCTCTACCAACTGAGCTATGAAGCAATCAGGTCTTTGGGATTTCTCTCATCGACGGGCACAAATATAGATATTCAGGAACATTTGTCAAGGGCAAAGGGCAAAAAAAGTTGATTTTTTTTTGAAAAAAGTCGAATTTTTTCAGGTCACACCAGCTTGGCCATGTCCTCAGGATACTTTTCGCAGGAGAACACCCTCGGTTCCTTCCAGTAAGGCAGCTGGATTTCTGCCTTGTAGGCGTAAAGCATATGGCTTCTGCCACCGAGCACGGCATAATCCTCCGGCGACAAGGCGTCTTCCTGGCTCAGTTCCCCGCGGGCGCGGGCCTCTTCCACCTTGGCGGTCATCTTGTCGTAGTATTCCCCACCGAAGCTGTAAAGACGGTCTCCCAAAATGGGATACCCCAACTCTGACAGATTGGCGCGAATCTGGTGCTTGCGGCCGGTAAGAAGTTCCGCCTCTACCACGGAATAGACCTCTTCGGATCCGTCCACAGCGTTGATGCGGACGCCTTCACGAATCTTCCTGAAACGGGTATGGCAAGGCTTGCCGTCTTCCAGATGGTGCATGCGAATCCGGATATGGTCCGCCGGGTCTTCGCGCAGGGGCATTTCGCAATCGATCAACGCACCTTCCGGAGTCTCAGGGAAACTTCCGCGGACCACCGCCATATAGAACTTCCGCAGCAGAATTCGGTCCAGGTTCTTCTGGAACCTGGAGGCGGTTTCCGCATACTTGGCAAACAGCATCAAGCCGCCGGTATCACGGTCTAGGCGATGCATGGGCGTCGCCGTCTCGTAGTCCGTTCCACGACGGATAATGGACGTAAAGGTATTGTAGAAGATTCGTCCTGTATGGTGGACAGGAACGCCGGCGGGCTTGGCCACCAGCATAAACTCTTCATCTTCAAAAACGATTTCGTAATCCGTAGGGACTTCCGGTTCCGTGTAGTTTTCTACGTGATAGACGACCTTGTCGTTCTTGTGCGCAACCGTAGAAGCGTTGGCCACAACGCCATTGATGGTTACAAGACCCCGAGCCAGCTTGTCGGCCCAGTCCATCTTGGAGTGATACGTAAAGCGGGCGCACAGGGAATCCAGCAGAAGCCAGCCGTTATGTTCCGGCTGGACAACGCTTTCAAAGTACATATCTGAAGGAACCATGACTATTACAATTATGATTTATGAATTATGAATTACGAGGTTCGAGCTATTGATTATTGATGATAAAAAAATAAAAATGTAGATAAAGGCGCTTCGCGTTCAGTATAAAACGGCGCAGCCATGATTACAACCATTTTTCATCCTTCACTCTTCATTCTTCATCCTTCATTCTTCATTGTTAATTGTTAATTGTTAATTGTTAATTGTTCATTCTTTATAAAGCCCACGTTCCCTGA
Coding sequences within it:
- a CDS encoding ATP-binding protein gives rise to the protein MVFEIILLSVLVVVFLVAAFVFIRFKSKQAAQAQLAMKNELQKNFDIIKTLATTFDSVCYVDAKTRKVIPYSMGETLISKLGDVKNLNLDLNYDKGMNLLLHAIVHPDDKDLIYRESQFDNVIKVLQTKKAFSIQCQALEFGEYRYHRVHFIKSNDRDGVDGFVVALEDVDDEIRKLEMFQQELVLAKSRAEDANQAKSSFLANMSHEIRTPINAIMGMNEMILRESKDRQVLSYAEDIKGASQLLLSIVNDVLDFSKIEAGKMEIVNKKYDVSSVLNDVSNMFTVKAEQKGLKPMVSVDRNVPCTLIGDAVRIQQVVLNLLSNAVKYTSSGEVFFRVKLDHVDGDVAYLMIQVQDTGIGIREEDMPKLFSSFQRLNLEQNRTVEGTGLGLAITGKLVSGMNGSIDVKSAYGQGSSFTVLLPQKIENATPIGDFEKRHKEFNDKMVSQKMSFVAPDAKILVVDDNNLNLRVATHLMKFMEVQTFTCASAHEFLVLIQKEHYDLIFLDHMMPGMDGIEALKLSKKMANNLCATTPVVALTANAVVGAREMYLQEGFDDYLCKPVRMDELEECLKKFLPKELIK
- a CDS encoding MBOAT family protein — encoded protein: MVFSSQLFLFYFLPTFLVGYFVLFKLGARHSYLNFFITVFSYIFYGWLEPWLVFLMFGSTLVVYIAGKLISAEGASRLQRNLGLALAVVVNLGALGFFKYYMFGMGAINAVVEKFGGEPFHVMTVLLPVGISFYTFQSMSYAIDVWRGTAPPVKNFTTFACYVALFPQLVAGPIVRYNTVAEELDTRTHTLENFVRGMVFFCFGFGEKIFLANQVGIIADRVFAADAPGVLNSWWGALAYMFQIYFDFSAYSNMAIGLGLMLGFHFPRNFDGPYRSLSITEFWKRWHISLTSWFRDYLYIALGGNRVGKARLYFNLFMVMFVSGVWHGANWTFICWGLYHAFFMIVERANNKQAFYAKAPKFVQLLVTQVIVLFGWVLFRADNIGEAWRMWKAMLGLNAVSGADAILSAEIFTPSCLFFMALAWLLSFWKFRSYDWCNKVSVKRVSVALLIFVLAVLALFTQSYNPFLYFQF
- a CDS encoding pseudouridine synthase → MVPSDMYFESVVQPEHNGWLLLDSLCARFTYHSKMDWADKLARGLVTINGVVANASTVAHKNDKVVYHVENYTEPEVPTDYEIVFEDEEFMLVAKPAGVPVHHTGRIFYNTFTSIIRRGTDYETATPMHRLDRDTGGLMLFAKYAETASRFQKNLDRILLRKFYMAVVRGSFPETPEGALIDCEMPLREDPADHIRIRMHHLEDGKPCHTRFRKIREGVRINAVDGSEEVYSVVEAELLTGRKHQIRANLSELGYPILGDRLYSFGGEYYDKMTAKVEEARARGELSQEDALSPEDYAVLGGRSHMLYAYKAEIQLPYWKEPRVFSCEKYPEDMAKLV